Proteins co-encoded in one Sinobacterium norvegicum genomic window:
- a CDS encoding UvrD-helicase domain-containing protein, whose product MSLPADHQQRQQALDITNSYCVSAPAGSGKTELLSQRILKLLANSEKPEEVLAITFTRKAASEMRSRIVMALEQAAAKTPVSGHQQLTRQLAEAVLQQDRQLGWQLLDNPSRLRVQTIDGLCGSLARQMPLMTRFGTSPTITDDAEPSYRQAITRLLNSQIDAEEDVSKAMRALLWHLDNKVDRYYDLLLGLLARRDQWLGVVSQSMSVDGNIVQLNGFLALWVNNQLAQLTKKLQPFASDLAQMADYAASQLADQSSISALLGIDQLPGVELGDVEQWQAIAQLLLTGEKFRKKLDKRLGFPAKDKSLGDEINGLRVERKQQMTELICAIAEQGDVLPLLVGLRYLPGQGFAQQQGEILQAISTVLIHLSAHLDIVFSEQGEVDYTAISMAASRALGSLDEPTDVALCWDYTTRHILIDEFQDTSNSQYELLQKLINQWHEENHINPNRPKTLFLVGDGMQSIYAFREANVGLFLQAKTSGVGDLPLIPLELTVNFRSSAGIVEWNNTVFDQSFPPVDNISQGAVCYNPSVAFSDHKNPDAGQVFGFVEQSGRGQETAKVVDICRRQTSIDNHTVAVLVRNRSHLAEIIPALQAAGIEWQATDIHPLAKQGLIQDLLSLTLALHNSADTVSWLALLRSPLCGLTLAELLLIANIKNENKCSVYRALEILVNEESSVESEGAAALYQRLFTVFDELKLALDNRLRKPTRLWLESVWIALGGVDGLADSHQYSQAERYLDLVEILAANESGLDTDVLQAQVIKLYDQPQTSHPNAVQLMTIHKSKGLEFDTVILPGLDRQPRSDDRPLFSWQQRILDSGDSGLLVAPLAAEGDEQDAIYAMLAYEAKTKLSLEKTRLLYVATTRAVSQLFVLANIKMDDKTERPKPPSSTSLLASVWQAVAGTLELSSVLDSAITEDRPQPGVLLRRLSCGWQKPRLLQNDLLQDYRQDPMRGKHETSAELEDNSTARHSGTVIHEYLEIICLQGRQQWSSQRLSQCQSAVGCRLKELGVRAADVALASTRIIEHLSALLSSELGRWVLDNHYQENHCEWALQVVEGNKFSKLIIDRSFVDDDGCRWIIDYKSAAPATDQRIEAFIEEQQSLYRQQLLRYQTAVSSLQKQLKQSFPIRIALFFITINQLVTFD is encoded by the coding sequence ATGTCACTCCCCGCCGATCATCAGCAGCGCCAACAGGCCCTCGATATTACCAACAGTTATTGTGTTAGTGCGCCTGCGGGCTCGGGTAAGACAGAGTTACTCAGTCAGCGCATATTAAAGTTACTGGCAAACAGTGAAAAACCTGAAGAAGTTTTGGCAATTACTTTTACCCGTAAGGCCGCCAGTGAAATGCGCAGCCGCATCGTGATGGCACTGGAGCAAGCCGCCGCAAAAACGCCAGTCAGTGGCCATCAGCAGCTTACTCGGCAGTTAGCTGAAGCTGTTTTACAGCAAGACCGTCAACTGGGCTGGCAGTTATTGGATAATCCTTCGCGTCTGCGGGTACAGACTATCGATGGCCTCTGCGGCTCACTGGCTCGCCAAATGCCGTTGATGACCCGGTTTGGTACCAGCCCAACAATCACAGATGATGCTGAACCCAGTTATAGGCAGGCGATTACTCGTTTGTTAAACAGCCAAATTGACGCTGAGGAGGATGTATCCAAGGCCATGCGGGCTCTGCTTTGGCATCTCGATAACAAGGTCGACCGATATTATGATTTATTGCTCGGCCTGTTGGCTCGCCGAGACCAATGGCTGGGTGTTGTCAGTCAGTCAATGTCTGTTGATGGCAATATTGTGCAGCTCAACGGGTTCTTAGCCCTGTGGGTAAACAATCAATTGGCACAGCTGACAAAAAAACTGCAACCGTTTGCCAGTGACCTGGCGCAGATGGCCGACTATGCCGCCAGCCAACTCGCCGATCAATCATCGATTAGCGCGCTGTTGGGAATCGATCAGTTGCCGGGGGTTGAACTCGGCGATGTCGAGCAGTGGCAGGCGATTGCTCAGTTGCTTTTAACCGGTGAGAAATTCCGTAAGAAGCTTGATAAGCGACTAGGATTCCCGGCCAAGGATAAGAGTCTCGGCGATGAAATTAACGGCCTGCGGGTAGAGCGCAAGCAACAAATGACCGAGTTGATCTGCGCGATTGCAGAGCAGGGTGATGTTTTGCCTTTGTTAGTAGGCCTGCGGTACCTGCCCGGCCAGGGTTTTGCTCAGCAACAAGGTGAAATTCTGCAGGCCATTAGCACGGTATTGATTCATCTGAGTGCCCACCTAGATATTGTTTTCTCCGAGCAGGGCGAGGTTGATTACACGGCCATTTCTATGGCGGCCAGTCGCGCACTGGGCAGCTTAGATGAACCCACTGATGTGGCGCTGTGCTGGGATTATACCACGCGCCATATCTTAATCGATGAGTTCCAAGACACCAGTAACAGCCAGTATGAGTTGTTGCAAAAATTGATCAACCAATGGCATGAGGAGAATCACATCAATCCTAATCGGCCAAAAACCTTGTTTTTGGTTGGCGATGGCATGCAATCAATCTATGCCTTCCGCGAGGCCAATGTTGGTCTCTTCCTACAGGCCAAGACCAGTGGTGTTGGTGACCTGCCCCTGATACCGCTGGAGCTAACCGTTAATTTCCGATCATCGGCCGGTATTGTTGAGTGGAATAACACCGTCTTTGATCAGTCATTTCCGCCGGTGGACAATATCTCCCAGGGGGCAGTGTGTTATAACCCATCAGTTGCATTTTCTGATCATAAAAATCCCGATGCCGGTCAGGTGTTTGGCTTTGTCGAGCAATCGGGAAGGGGGCAGGAAACCGCCAAGGTTGTCGACATATGCCGCCGGCAAACCAGCATTGATAATCATACTGTGGCAGTGTTGGTGCGTAATCGCAGCCACCTGGCCGAGATTATTCCGGCCTTACAGGCCGCCGGTATAGAGTGGCAGGCTACGGATATTCATCCGCTGGCCAAGCAGGGTCTTATTCAGGATTTACTATCGCTTACCCTGGCGCTGCACAATAGCGCCGATACCGTCTCTTGGTTGGCGCTGCTACGCTCGCCGCTATGCGGTTTGACCCTGGCCGAGCTACTGTTGATTGCAAACATTAAAAATGAAAATAAATGCTCTGTTTACAGGGCGTTGGAGATATTAGTTAATGAGGAATCTAGTGTAGAGAGTGAGGGGGCTGCTGCTCTTTATCAGCGATTGTTTACCGTTTTTGATGAGCTGAAACTCGCCCTCGATAATCGGCTAAGAAAACCCACCAGACTGTGGCTGGAAAGTGTCTGGATTGCATTGGGTGGTGTCGATGGTTTAGCTGACAGTCATCAATATAGCCAGGCGGAACGTTACTTGGATCTTGTCGAGATATTGGCTGCCAACGAATCGGGTCTCGATACTGACGTGTTGCAAGCGCAAGTCATCAAACTGTACGACCAGCCTCAGACCAGCCACCCCAATGCGGTGCAATTAATGACCATCCATAAATCAAAGGGCCTGGAGTTTGACACGGTGATTCTCCCCGGTCTTGATCGTCAGCCACGCAGTGATGATAGGCCATTATTCAGCTGGCAGCAGCGCATATTGGACAGCGGGGACTCGGGCTTGTTAGTGGCGCCCCTGGCGGCAGAGGGCGATGAGCAGGATGCCATTTATGCCATGCTGGCCTACGAGGCCAAGACAAAATTGAGCCTGGAAAAAACTCGCTTACTGTATGTCGCCACCACGCGGGCAGTGAGTCAGTTATTTGTACTTGCCAACATCAAGATGGATGACAAAACAGAGCGCCCCAAGCCGCCATCTTCCACGAGTTTATTGGCCTCGGTGTGGCAGGCGGTTGCTGGCACACTAGAATTATCATCCGTACTTGATTCAGCGATCACTGAGGATAGGCCACAACCAGGGGTACTCCTGAGACGACTGTCCTGCGGTTGGCAAAAGCCTAGGCTGTTACAGAATGATTTATTACAGGACTATCGTCAGGATCCAATGCGAGGCAAGCACGAGACGTCGGCTGAGTTAGAAGACAATAGTACGGCCAGACATAGCGGCACTGTTATCCATGAATATTTGGAAATTATTTGCCTTCAAGGCAGGCAACAATGGAGCTCGCAAAGGTTGAGCCAATGTCAGTCGGCGGTTGGTTGTCGGTTAAAAGAATTAGGTGTCAGAGCCGCTGATGTGGCGCTGGCCAGTACGCGTATCATCGAGCATTTATCAGCCTTGTTAAGTTCCGAACTGGGCCGCTGGGTATTGGATAATCACTATCAAGAAAACCACTGTGAATGGGCGTTACAGGTTGTTGAGGGTAATAAGTTCAGTAAGTTAATCATCGATAGGAGTTTTGTTGATGACGATGGTTGTCGTTGGATAATCGACTACAAGTCTGCTGCCCCAGCAACTGACCAGCGCATTGAGGCTTTTATCGAGGAGCAACAATCTCTGTACCGTCAACAGTTGCTGCGTTATCAAACCGCGGTCTCATCGTTGCAAAAACAATTAAAACAAAGTTTCCCGATTCGTATCGCATTATTTTTTATAACTATCAATCAACTAGTTACGTTCGATTAG
- a CDS encoding LLM class F420-dependent oxidoreductase — protein MKLGLQMGYWQKGPIPNMVGLAQEAEDLGYDSVFTGEAYGSDALTPLTWIGAHTSKIRLGTSVMQISARTPACAAMSALTLDHMSNGRLTLGIGVSGPQVVEGWYGQPFNRPLERTREWIDIFRQVIAREGPVTLNGKQYQLPLKGGMNLGKPLKSITHPLRSHIPVFLGAEGPKNVALAAEQFDGWLPMFVSPYRMDIYDDSLKNKPEGFEIPVSINIHLNDNLDEALLPTKWMLALYLGGMGAKNDNFHKNLMGRMGFGDAAQEVQDIYMSGDIEKAVNAVPDALADEISLSGPKDRIKERIQDWKKTDVTSLIVGRKETAEESLDVVRFMAEVTL, from the coding sequence ATGAAACTCGGATTACAAATGGGTTATTGGCAAAAAGGGCCAATCCCTAACATGGTGGGTTTGGCCCAGGAGGCAGAAGACCTCGGCTATGACTCTGTCTTTACGGGTGAAGCCTATGGTTCTGACGCATTGACACCGCTGACTTGGATTGGTGCCCACACCTCTAAGATTCGTCTCGGCACCAGTGTTATGCAGATCTCTGCCCGTACGCCGGCCTGTGCTGCAATGTCGGCGCTGACGCTTGATCATATGTCGAATGGCCGATTAACTCTGGGTATCGGTGTTTCCGGCCCTCAGGTAGTGGAGGGCTGGTATGGCCAGCCATTTAACCGTCCACTGGAGCGTACCCGTGAATGGATCGACATCTTCCGTCAGGTTATTGCCCGTGAGGGCCCGGTAACTCTGAATGGCAAGCAATATCAGCTGCCGCTCAAAGGCGGCATGAACCTCGGTAAGCCGCTGAAGAGTATTACCCATCCACTGCGCAGCCACATTCCAGTCTTTCTAGGCGCTGAGGGACCGAAGAACGTTGCCCTGGCCGCCGAACAGTTCGATGGCTGGTTACCGATGTTTGTCTCGCCTTACCGTATGGATATTTACGATGACTCGTTGAAAAACAAGCCAGAAGGCTTTGAGATCCCGGTGTCGATCAATATTCACCTCAATGACAACCTTGACGAGGCATTGTTGCCGACCAAGTGGATGCTGGCCTTATACCTCGGCGGAATGGGGGCGAAGAATGATAATTTCCATAAAAACCTGATGGGCCGTATGGGCTTTGGCGATGCCGCACAGGAAGTACAGGACATCTACATGTCTGGCGATATCGAGAAGGCTGTTAATGCCGTGCCCGATGCACTGGCGGACGAGATCTCCCTGTCAGGGCCCAAGGATCGCATCAAAGAGCGTATCCAAGACTGGAAGAAAACCGATGTCACCTCGCTGATTGTCGGCCGCAAAGAAACCGCCGAAGAAAGCCTCGATGTAGTACGTTTCATGGCAGAGGTTACGCTTTAA
- the rlmD gene encoding 23S rRNA (uracil(1939)-C(5))-methyltransferase RlmD, whose translation MSRNFSNNPRFFKPKAKKVTKASVLAIDSIGSDGRGVARVDGKVCFVAGALPGETVKARWLRHGGRFDEAVVQEVIEPAEGRVTVNCQYAGQCGGCSLLHASAQTQLQFKNESLNNQLRQLIDEDTELLAPLQSATFGYRSRARLAIFADPKSQVFKLGMRQQGSKNIVNIDSCSVLVPVLDKLLQPLAAVLPRLKAVKQLGHVELIEDGGQAGVAIRVTRSLVNADKKALIKFGEQNDCKVVTIEGGEETVSHCLYPVDGEASFSYQLGDIDLHFGAGDFTQVNQQVNTAMVEQALGLLALNKQDHLLDLYCGVGNFSLPASQQVATVTGVEGVQSMVDKASHNAAVNHIDNAFFACSDLAVEGGSALDWTRRAKFTKMLLDPSREGAQQIVERLDRYQPERVVYVSCNPATLARDGEAIINQGYRLASYGCMDMFPNTSHSEAMALFIRQ comes from the coding sequence ATGTCTCGTAATTTCTCCAACAACCCCCGTTTCTTTAAACCCAAAGCCAAAAAAGTCACCAAGGCCAGTGTGCTCGCTATCGATAGCATCGGTAGCGATGGGCGTGGTGTGGCACGAGTCGATGGTAAGGTTTGTTTTGTCGCCGGCGCGCTACCCGGTGAAACAGTCAAGGCGCGGTGGCTGCGTCACGGCGGCCGTTTCGATGAGGCGGTGGTGCAGGAAGTGATAGAGCCTGCCGAGGGCAGGGTGACAGTCAATTGCCAATATGCCGGCCAATGTGGTGGCTGTAGTTTGTTGCATGCCAGTGCACAAACCCAATTGCAGTTTAAAAACGAATCACTAAACAATCAGTTACGTCAGTTAATTGATGAAGACACCGAACTGTTGGCACCATTACAATCGGCCACTTTTGGTTATCGTAGCCGAGCTCGCCTGGCTATTTTTGCCGACCCCAAGAGCCAGGTATTTAAACTGGGCATGCGTCAGCAGGGCAGCAAAAACATCGTCAATATCGACAGCTGTTCGGTATTGGTGCCGGTTTTGGACAAATTATTACAGCCATTGGCAGCCGTATTACCGCGCTTAAAAGCGGTAAAACAACTCGGTCACGTCGAGTTGATTGAAGACGGTGGCCAGGCGGGGGTGGCTATTCGTGTTACCCGCAGCCTGGTCAACGCCGACAAAAAAGCATTGATCAAGTTTGGTGAACAGAATGACTGTAAAGTCGTCACCATCGAAGGCGGTGAGGAGACAGTCAGCCACTGTTTATATCCCGTCGATGGCGAGGCCAGTTTCAGCTATCAACTTGGTGATATCGATCTGCATTTCGGTGCCGGTGACTTCACCCAGGTTAACCAGCAAGTCAACACTGCCATGGTTGAGCAGGCATTGGGCTTATTGGCGTTGAACAAGCAGGATCATCTATTGGATTTGTACTGCGGGGTTGGTAACTTCAGTTTGCCCGCCAGTCAGCAGGTGGCAACCGTCACCGGTGTTGAGGGTGTACAGTCTATGGTCGATAAGGCCAGTCATAATGCGGCCGTTAACCATATCGATAATGCCTTCTTTGCCTGTAGCGATTTGGCGGTTGAAGGTGGCAGCGCCCTGGATTGGACACGCCGAGCCAAGTTTACCAAGATGCTGCTGGATCCGAGCCGTGAAGGCGCCCAACAAATTGTCGAGCGCCTGGATCGCTATCAACCTGAGCGAGTGGTCTATGTTTCCTGTAACCCGGCAACACTGGCCCGTGATGGTGAGGCGATTATTAACCAGGGTTATCGTTTGGCCAGTTACGGTTGCATGGATATGTTTCCCAATACCAGTCACAGCGAGGCGATGGCGCTGTTTATTCGCCAATAA
- a CDS encoding class I SAM-dependent methyltransferase has product MLDHSSQQLSALINAASDTLSLWFVDEATDINCLSSIQPRDNLSIISNRYDLHQQALACGLNSRFGDFTLAIDQQYEQIFFRIAKEKPIVHYLINRSADLLVRQGLLTLVGEKGDGTKTYIDKAKKYFNSSAQAKKNNIIYTGHIRFFSKGKPLDDKHYTSLQTITDDMISKPGVFGWNKIDQGSKYLVDNLAEILASNSIASDASVLDLGCGYGYLSIEAAKLGSFTFTATDNNAVAVSCCQANLEQRGIAGQALASHCADNIEQRFDLVLCNPPFHTGFDTDKDLTPLFLQQAKQHLNSNGVAVFVVNSFIPLEAKAESIFKTIEVIAKNTQFKVVALR; this is encoded by the coding sequence ATGTTAGATCACAGCAGTCAGCAACTCAGCGCCCTTATTAATGCCGCCTCGGACACTCTCAGCCTCTGGTTTGTCGACGAGGCCACCGACATCAATTGCCTGTCATCCATACAGCCCCGTGACAACCTATCGATTATTAGCAACCGCTACGATCTACATCAACAGGCACTGGCCTGTGGGCTCAATAGCCGTTTCGGTGATTTCACGCTGGCTATTGATCAGCAATACGAGCAGATATTCTTTCGTATCGCCAAAGAGAAGCCGATCGTTCACTATCTGATCAACCGCTCGGCCGATCTCCTCGTTAGGCAGGGCCTGCTGACGTTGGTTGGCGAGAAAGGCGATGGCACCAAGACCTATATCGACAAGGCCAAGAAATATTTTAATTCCAGTGCCCAGGCCAAGAAGAACAACATTATCTACACCGGCCATATCCGCTTCTTTTCCAAGGGCAAGCCGTTGGATGACAAGCACTACACCAGCCTGCAAACCATCACTGACGATATGATTAGTAAGCCTGGTGTCTTTGGCTGGAACAAGATCGATCAGGGTAGCAAATATTTAGTCGACAACCTGGCTGAAATTTTGGCATCAAACAGTATTGCCAGTGATGCCAGTGTATTAGACCTGGGCTGTGGTTATGGCTACTTATCGATAGAGGCGGCGAAACTTGGCAGCTTTACTTTTACTGCCACCGATAATAATGCGGTCGCGGTCAGCTGCTGCCAGGCCAACCTCGAACAAAGGGGCATTGCTGGTCAGGCCTTGGCCAGCCACTGTGCCGACAATATTGAACAGCGTTTTGATCTGGTGCTGTGCAACCCGCCGTTTCATACCGGTTTCGATACCGATAAAGACCTGACGCCACTGTTTTTGCAGCAGGCGAAGCAGCATCTCAACAGTAACGGTGTGGCGGTTTTTGTGGTCAATAGCTTTATTCCCTTGGAAGCCAAGGCAGAGTCAATCTTCAAGACCATTGAAGTGATTGCTAAAAACACCCAGTTCAAGGTGGTGGCGCTGCGCTAG
- a CDS encoding TIGR03619 family F420-dependent LLM class oxidoreductase: MKFVLSTSFNKIDEIKQLAVAAEQAGFGSISFSDHVVNPEQLSTPYPYTDDGARRWPEFTEWPDIWVMIGALSSITSTLRFSQNIFVLPERNPFLVAKAISTAAVLSDNRVDLSVGVGWSADEFKLLQQDFKTRGRRTDEMIAVMRKLWTGEYVEHHGEHYQFDRVEMNPAPTEAIPLWIGGISTAALKRVARLDAGWLTDLQSSAEIIDSIDQIHQFRAQQGLSGPFRVMATPNDAYEPNGYGRLADKGVSHILTQPWMMYFGPDATIEQKIESLFKFADDVIQPMS; this comes from the coding sequence ATGAAATTTGTACTCTCAACCTCATTCAATAAGATCGATGAAATCAAGCAGCTGGCTGTTGCTGCCGAACAGGCAGGCTTCGGCTCAATCTCGTTCAGTGATCATGTGGTCAACCCAGAGCAGCTGTCGACCCCATACCCTTACACCGATGATGGTGCCAGGCGCTGGCCGGAGTTCACCGAGTGGCCTGATATCTGGGTGATGATAGGCGCGCTAAGCTCGATTACCAGCACCCTCCGTTTCAGCCAAAATATCTTTGTATTGCCTGAACGCAACCCGTTCCTGGTTGCCAAGGCCATCTCTACCGCGGCGGTGTTATCGGATAATCGGGTCGATCTCAGCGTCGGTGTCGGTTGGTCTGCCGATGAATTCAAGCTGTTGCAGCAGGATTTCAAAACCCGAGGCAGGCGTACCGACGAGATGATTGCCGTCATGCGCAAGCTTTGGACGGGGGAGTATGTTGAACACCATGGCGAACACTATCAATTTGACCGCGTCGAGATGAACCCTGCGCCAACCGAGGCTATCCCACTGTGGATTGGCGGCATCTCAACGGCGGCACTTAAGCGTGTGGCCAGGCTCGATGCCGGCTGGTTGACTGACTTGCAAAGCAGTGCCGAGATTATCGACTCAATAGACCAGATCCATCAGTTTAGAGCGCAGCAGGGGCTGAGCGGCCCGTTTAGAGTAATGGCGACACCGAACGATGCCTATGAGCCCAATGGCTATGGTAGGTTGGCCGATAAAGGCGTCAGCCATATACTGACACAACCATGGATGATGTATTTCGGCCCCGATGCCACCATTGAGCAAAAGATAGAGTCGCTGTTTAAATTCGCCGACGATGTCATTCAGCCGATGTCGTAA
- a CDS encoding low molecular weight protein-tyrosine-phosphatase, with amino-acid sequence MTIGVMFVCFGNICRSPSAEGVFRAMVEQAGLGDKISVDSTGTAAINIGKSPDPRAILACDKVGIDISSLVARQIDDDDYHNNHYIIAMDRQNLMNVTAWKTPHYQGQIRLLMEYHPNNGGNHQLPDPYNSDQDQFYRVIDSIDAACKTLLQEIKAEHQL; translated from the coding sequence ATGACCATCGGTGTCATGTTTGTCTGTTTTGGCAATATCTGCCGTTCGCCCAGTGCTGAGGGAGTCTTTAGGGCGATGGTTGAGCAGGCCGGACTCGGCGATAAAATCAGCGTCGACTCCACCGGCACCGCCGCCATTAATATCGGAAAATCGCCAGACCCCCGTGCTATTTTGGCCTGTGACAAGGTCGGTATTGATATCAGTTCGTTGGTTGCCCGCCAGATTGATGACGATGATTACCACAATAATCACTACATCATCGCCATGGATCGACAAAACCTGATGAATGTAACGGCCTGGAAAACACCGCATTACCAAGGCCAGATTCGCCTGCTGATGGAGTATCACCCCAACAATGGCGGCAATCATCAACTGCCCGACCCCTATAACTCAGATCAAGATCAGTTCTACCGCGTCATCGACAGCATCGATGCAGCGTGTAAGACCTTATTGCAAGAGATCAAAGCCGAGCATCAACTGTAG